The sequence GCGTTAATCGGTCCGATCTTTATTGAAGACGCGAGGCAGGGGGATACGCTGGAAATTCAATTCAATGAAATCATCCCAGGATCCTATGGATTTACCTCCGCCGGCCAATACCCGAACTGGCAAAATCGGATGCTGCAGCTCACCGACTACGAGGAAATCATCCTTGACTGGAAACTGGACAACGCGACGATGACGGGCGCTTGCGACATCAACGGGAAAGCCTTCGCGGTATCGTTACGACCTTTCATGGGCGTCGTCGGCATGCCTCCGGAAGACACGGGAATTCATCCGACTTGGCCTCCCCGGTTTTGCGGCGGCAATATCGATTGCAAAGAGCTCGTGAAAGGAAGCAAGTTGTACTTGCCCGTCCCCGTCGACGGGGCTTATCTGGCGATCGGCGACGGACACGCGGTACAGGGCGACGGGGAAATCAGCTGTCAGGCGATCGAATGTCCTATGGAGGCGGTTGAGATCACGGTTCGTGTCATGAAAGGCGCGCCTCTGACGAATCCCCGGGCGAATACGCCGGCGGGATGGATTACGTTCGGCTTTCACGAGGATCTCGACGAAGCGACCGTACAAGCGCTGGACGGGATGCTGCATTTGATGGGCGAGTTATACGGTCTGAACCGGGTGGAGGCGATGGCGTTAGGGAGTTCGGTCGTCGATTTACGCATCACGCAGATCGTGAACGGGGTGAAGGGCGTTCACGCTTGCTTGCCGCATGGGATCTTGAAGTAATTCGAGATCGCATCAGAGCTACATTTTCAGACAACCTAACGTAAATATTTCTCCGAACCGTTTGATACACTGGATGCAATTGACGGTAAGGGAGAGAGAGTCGCATGTGGAAGGCAGCGATCGAGGACGCGGTAGCGAAGACGAGAGTCAATATGGAGCGGTTCGGGGATCGGTTCCCTCATGTCAGCAAGGACGACCAGTACCTGCTGAACGATAATACCGATTGGACGGACGGTTTTTGGTCGGGGATCCTATGGCTCTGTTACGAATATACGGGGGAGAGGGAGTTCCGCGATGCCGCCGCTCGGACAGTGGAGAGCTTCCGCCGGCGGTTGGAGCGGCATATTTCCTTGGATCACCATGATATCGGCTTCCTCTATTCGCTTTCGTCGAAGGCGCAATGGATGATCGAGAAGGACGAAGCGGCGAAGACATTGACGCTTCAAGCGGCCGATACGCTGATGAGGCGCTGGCGGCCGAAGACGCAAATCCTTCAAGCATGGGGTCCCGAAGGCGACGAGCAGAACGGCGGGCGCATTATTATCGACTGCTTGATGAATTTGCCCTTGCTGTATTGGGCTTACGAGCAGACGGGAGAAAAGAAATACTACGATGTGGCTTTGAAGCATGCCGAGCAAAGCCGGCGGTTCCTCGTTCGCGGCGATGATTCGTCTTATCACACGTTTTATTTCGATCAAGAAACGGGCGAAGCGTTGAAAGGCGGGACGCACCAAGGCTACGCGAACGGTTCGACCTGGACGCGCGGGCAAGCTTGGGGTATCTACGGGTTCGCGTTATCCTCCAAATACACGAACGAACCGTTGTTCCTCGAGACGGCGATTCGGTTGGCGAAATATTTCCTCGAGCGGCTGCCGGAGGACGATGTCGTCTATTGGGATTTCGACGCCCCGGTAACGCCGGAGACGAAACGGGACAGCTCGGCTTCCGCCATCGCGGCCTGCGGAATTTTGCAAATCCTGTCGCAGCTCCCGGCTTCGCATTCCGACCGATCCTGGCTGGAAGCGGGGGCGAATCGTTCCATGAAAGGATTAGTACAATCTTATTCGACGATGTCGAAACCCGACGCGCAGGGGTTCATTGAAAGAGGCTCTTACAGCGTTCGCGGAGGGAATGCGCCGGACGATTATATGATCTGGGGCGACTACTACTACTTAGAAGCGCTCATGCGGCTGGAGAAAGGCCATAAAGGTTATTGGTACGAATAATCGAGCGAGAAGATCCCTGACGGATTAAGAGTCGGGGGTCTTTTTTTCTCCTGACCGAATCGAACAAACATTCTGTATTCGGCAGGAGATAAATGGTATAATCTCCATGGAGATAAGAGAAGATTGCACGCGAGGTTGTGATCCTTATGGAAGATGAAGAATCCAGAGCGAAAAAATTATTTCTTTCGTACCATGGAAGCCACTCCCGAATGTATCGCGAAGGGGACTTGGACGAGTACAAGGGATATAACATCCCGAGGGAAGTCGAAATCGAATGGTGCGAAGAATTCGTCATGAAGCATGCGAAGGAGTTGTCGATTCGAAATTGGGACGCGGCGCTCAATTTAGAAGCGCTCTCTAGAAATTTTCAAGACAGTTCCATTCTCGAGAAGATCGTCTCCTTCGCCGCAAGGAATACGATGAGCGCCGACAGTCTTGTGAAGCTTATGTATGCCGAAAGCATGATCCGTATCATTCAAGCCTGCAAGAAAGCGATCTCAAGAGATCAATTATTCGAAGCGTGCAAGGTAACGGTTCTTCTGCTTGAAAGCATCATGTCTGGACCGTTAGTGCTGGACCCGGGTCATGAGTTATCTCAAGCCTCTATTACAGACAAGAAAGCTTTAAATAGTAGAGCTCTTAAAGGGATCAACGAGATTAGGGGCTTATTAAACTAAATCCGAACCATAGAACGATTCCCAAGGAGGGACAAGATTTGACAGTCAAGAACGAACTATTGAAGGAATTTACGGAATGGAACGCGTTCGTCGACCGGATCGCCGCATTGGACTGGAATCGACCGCTTAGCGAGGGGAAATGGAACATACACGGCGTGGTGAGTCATATCTACTTCTGGGACAACTACTTCCTCAAGGAAGCCATTGAGCCGATCTCGAAGGGCGATCCGGTGACGGTCGTACATCTCGACTACGATGAATTTAATCGCAGCGCCGTCGAATTCGGGAAGTCGCTGCCGAAAGAAGAGCTTATCCGTCTTGCCAAATATGTCCGTAACGAACTCGTTCGCGAAATCGAAGCGCAAGACGAATCGAAGTTTATCGAAGCCTACCCGGATGGAGACGGGAACCCGTTCACGATAGAGACGTACTTGAAGGATTTCGTCGGGCATGACCGGCATCACATGAAGCAGATCGAAGCGTCTGCGGACCGAACTTAAAGCCGTTCCGCGGGTACGGAGCGACACACCGGAGAGGAGGATGCGATTTATGCTTCTGTATCATTTCAGCGAAGAACCTGATATTCAGACGTTCGTTCCGCGCAGAGCGGAGCAGGTGGATGCGTCCTACGAGGTCGTATGGGCGATCGACGAACAACATGCCGTGAATTACTTTTTCCCGAGAGAGTGTCCTCGTATTATTTATCGAAAATCGGAAACGATGAGCGACGAGGATCGGGTGCGCTTCTTCTCCGACACGACCGCCGACACGGTGATCGTCACGGAGAACGCGTGGTGGGACCGTATGAACGAAACCGTCCTGTACCGATATGCGTTCAAAGCGGCGAATTTCGAGCTGTATGACGAGATCGCGGGGTATTACATCGCGAAGACGACCGTGGAGCCGATCGACGTGGAGCCCGTCGGCAATCTGGTGAAACAGATCATGAAACAGGGCGTCGAGCTCCGGTTCACGCCCAGTCTCGTTCCGCTGCGGGAGAAAATTCTGAACTCCACGATCGACGATTTCTCGATGATTCGGTTACGGAACGCGAAGGGGATGCCGGAAGCGGCGGCGTCTCCCACGAGCGGCAACAACTAACGAAACTATTGGAGTGAGCATTCTTGTTGAAACCTATCAATCACCGGGTTCGCGAGCAAGACATCGTCGAGATTTTGGAAACTTGCGTGTTCCCGGACCCGGAGCGGTTGGAACAAGTCGCGGCCGAATACGAAAACAACCCCGAGCTGCGGCTGTACGGATACGAATCCGAAGAAGAAATCGTCGGCGTCATCGGCTTCGAGCGCTTGGACGGCGGAGACGGTCTCTTGATCCGGCATCTGGCCGTCAAGCCGGAATGCAGAGGTGCAGGCTTCGGGCGGGGACAGATTCTGGAGCTGATCGAGATGGCGAAGCCCCGACTCCTCGTTGCGGAGACGGATGAAGAGGCGGTCGAGTTTTACCGCCGGATCGGCTTCGAAATCGAGAGCTTAGGGGAGCGGTATCCCGGCGTGGAACGTTACCGCTGCACGTACCGAACGGCAGAGTGACGGAACCGTCGGGGAAGGGGAAGCAATGGCGGAATATTATAAAGAAGTAAGGAAGCTTGTAGGCCACCGTCCGTTATTGCTGCCGGGGGCGACGGTCGTCATCGCGAACGCGGACGGAGAAGTTCTGTTGCAATCGCGGCATGACGGAACCTGGGGGCTGCCCGGAGGATTAATGGAGTTGGGCGAGTCGTTCGAAGAGACGGCGCGCCGCGAGGTGTACGAGGAGACGGGATTGACGCTGGGCGAGCTGTCGTTGGTCGATGTGTTTTCGGGGAAGGCGTATTATCGGAAAATCGCGAACGGCGACGAGTTTTACGCCGTTACGGCGTTGTTCAAGACGGACCAGTATTCCGGCAGTCTTAAGGTCGATCATGGGGAAACTCGCGATTTGCGATTTTTCGATCTGGACCGACTTCCGCAACCGATCGGTCAAGGCTATGTGGAACATCTAGAAGTATATCGCAATGGTAGGAGGCGGACGACTTGATACTGGAAGCGGCAATGTTGCAAGTGAAACCCGGGATGGACGAGGCGTTCATCGAAAGCTTTAAGAAAGCGTCTCCGATCATCGCCTCTATGAAGGGCTACATCGCCCATGAATTGCAAAAATGCATGGAGGAAGACCATAAATACCTATTGCTCGTAAAATGGGAAACGTTGGAGGATCACACGGTCGGGTTCAGAGGGTCCGAGCAATACGCGGAATGGAAGAAGCTGCTGCACCATTATTACGATCCGTTCCCGACGGTCGAGCATTTTGTTTCCGTTCCGGTCGGCGAGAGGGGATCCGAATGAGCGGGGACGTCGTAGTGCGGCAAGCCGACCTCGCGGACGTTGAGGACGCGGCCGTCCTGTTTGACGAGTACAGACAATTTTATCGACAGAGCTCCGATCTTGCCGGAGCCGTCGCGTACCTTACGGAACGTCTAGAGCGGAAGGAGTCCTCGATTTTCCTCGCTTCGGACGCGAAGAGCGGTCGAATTCTAGGCTTTACGCAGTTGTACCCGTCGTTTTCGTCGATTTCGATGAAGCGGGTTTGGATTCTCAACGACTTGTTCGTGACGGCGGAACATCGAGGAAGAGGCGCGGCGCAGCGTCTGTTGGAACGCGCGAAAGCGCATGCCGCGGAGACGGGGGCGAAAGGGTTGGCGCTTTCGACGGCGGTCGATAATGCGGTCGCCCAACGTCTGTACGAACGGAACGGGTACGTGCGGGAGACGGAATTTATCGATTATTTTCTTTCCATATAGAAGACTGATTGTCGAAAATGAGCGAAACGGATCGCTTACTGCGATTGCTCAGGAAATGAAAGAAGTTCGGTATTTCCCATAACGTTCATGAGGAGGCCCCCGGATGGAGACGCATTCGATCATTCCGATTTTTCGGATGTTCGACGAAGGCAAAGCGAAGCAATTTTACGTTGAGTTCCTAGGCTTTCAGGTGGATTGGGAGCATCGATTCGAGCCGGACCTGCCGTTATATCTTCAGCTCTCCAAGGGAGCGGTGAAGATACACTTGTCCGAGCATTACGGCGATTGCACGCCGGGCGGAGCGATTCGGATCGAGACGACCGGTCTTGAGCAATACCAACGCGAGCTGTTAGAGAAACGATATCCGTACGCCCGTCCGGGGTTGGAATCCGCTCCTTGGGGAGCGAAGGAGCTCCGCCTGTCCGACCCGTTCGGCAACCGCATTGTGTTCTACGAGTGGGAGGTGCCCCAATCATGACAATCGTGGAAAAGGGGAAGACGGCCGGAACCGGATACCAAGTCGGCGTCAGAAGGACGTGGCCCGTCTCGTTGGAGCGCGCCTGGGATTGGCTGATGTCTCCTTCGGGGATGAGCGTGTGGCTCGAGGCGGACGTGCCGGAGCGAGCGGCGGCAGGCGCGGCGTTCGCGACGAGAGACGGCGTGCAATGCGAGGTTCGCGTCGTCAACGAACGGGAGAACGTGCGGCTCCGTTGGCGGAAGCCGGAGTGGGAGCGAGCCTCGACCGTTCAGGTGCGTACGATCGCGGCGTCGCCCGACAAGACGACGATTAGCTTCCACCAAGAACAGCTTGCCGACGCAACGACGAGAGAAGCGATGAAGCGGCATTGGGAAAGCGTCTCCATCCGCGTCGGACAAGCGCTCGCGATGGATGACCGCACGGCGCGGCCATGAACGCATTCGAAATCCGCACTGCGCGGCTGACGCTGCGACCGCTGCAGGAGGACGAAGCGGAGCTGTCTCTAGATTTCGCCGTGCGTAACCGCTCGTTCCTGCAGCCGTGGGAACCGGTTCGGAACACGTTATATTATACGTTGGAGACTCATCGCGACGCGTTGATCGACGAGGCCGCGCAGCGGCGCGAAGGCAGAGCGCTTCGGTTGTGGTTGTTCGAACGCGGTCGGGCGATCGGGAACGCGACGCTCAGCAACATCGTGGGAGGCTGCTTCCAATCTTGCCATCTCGGGTATAAAATGGATGAACGCGAAACCGGTAAAGGGTATATGACGGAAGCGGTCGAAGCGATCGTGCGGGTCGCCTTCGATACGCTTTCGCTGCATCGCATCGAGGCGAACGTCATGCCCCGGAACGCGGCGTCGCTGCGCGTGGTCGAGAAGCTGGGCTTTTATAGGGAAGGTTTGGCGAGGAAGTATTTGAAGATCAATGGCGTATGGGAGGACCATATCCATATGGTGCTTCGGAACGAGAAGCTGGAATAACGAGGATGGGGGCGGTCGCGTCGTGAAGGATCCGATCGAGATCGTGCCGTATTCCCCCGACTGGCCGGAACGCTTCCGAACGATCGGCTCGCAGGTGAGGCGAGCGCTCGACGCGGCGGCGATCCGGATCGACCATATCGGGTCGACCGCGGTACCCGGGCTGGACGCGAAGCCGATCATCGACATCCAAGTGTCCGTCGCGAGCCTGGAGCCGATCGATGCGTATCGGCAACGGATGATCGGCATCGGGTATTCGTGGCGTTCGGACAATCCGGATCGAACGAAGCGATACTTTCGGGAGTCGCCGGAGATGGATCGAACGCATATCCATATGCGCGTCCGGGGCAGCTGGTCGGAGCAGTTCGCGCTGCTGTTCCGCGACTATCTTCGGAATTGCCCCGAGGAAGCGGGAGCGTACGCGGCGATGAAGCGCGAGCAGGCGCAGCGGTTCCGGCTCGATCGCGAATCGTACGTGGAAGCGAAGGAGCCGATGATCTGGGACATCATGCGCAGAGCGTCGCGTTGGAGTCAAGCGACGGGATGGGCGCCGGGGGAGTCGGATATATAATGAACAACGAAGACGAATATTGGCCTCGCAGCGCGGAGGACCGGGAACGATGGGCGTCGCTTCGCGCATGGGAGCCGGAGCGGCTCGAACCGCATATTCCGGCGCTGCTCGCCTGGCTGAAGACGGGAGACGCCGGGAGCGTGGAGGCGGCCGCGGCGCTGCTGCCGTTGGAATACGCGCTCATCGTTCCGATCCGGTCGATCTTGAAGGGCGGCGACGCCCGATGGAAGGCGGCCGTTCTGGAGCGTCTCGTCGCCGATTTACCGAAGGATGTCGCCTTGGAGCTGGCGCCGGACCTGCTGACGCTCGCGATGAGCGAATCGGAAGCCGATGTAGAGGAAGGCGTCGACGAGCTTGCGGAGGAATTGCTATCGCGTTGGCTCTAAGGCGAGACGAGAGGCGAAAGGGTTTTCTCGAGGACGACGCCGGCGGCGGTTGCAAATCGCCCGATTTCGCGTAAAGTAGGGAGAGAGAATTCTGAACGTCGGGGGAACGTTACAATGTCGATCGCGGTATTCGATTCCGGGATGGGCGGGCTCTCGGTGCTGCATGAGGCCAGAGAGCGGTTGCCCGGAGAGAA is a genomic window of Paenibacillus antri containing:
- a CDS encoding glycoside hydrolase family 88 protein; translated protein: MWKAAIEDAVAKTRVNMERFGDRFPHVSKDDQYLLNDNTDWTDGFWSGILWLCYEYTGEREFRDAAARTVESFRRRLERHISLDHHDIGFLYSLSSKAQWMIEKDEAAKTLTLQAADTLMRRWRPKTQILQAWGPEGDEQNGGRIIIDCLMNLPLLYWAYEQTGEKKYYDVALKHAEQSRRFLVRGDDSSYHTFYFDQETGEALKGGTHQGYANGSTWTRGQAWGIYGFALSSKYTNEPLFLETAIRLAKYFLERLPEDDVVYWDFDAPVTPETKRDSSASAIAACGILQILSQLPASHSDRSWLEAGANRSMKGLVQSYSTMSKPDAQGFIERGSYSVRGGNAPDDYMIWGDYYYLEALMRLEKGHKGYWYE
- a CDS encoding GrpB family protein codes for the protein MKDPIEIVPYSPDWPERFRTIGSQVRRALDAAAIRIDHIGSTAVPGLDAKPIIDIQVSVASLEPIDAYRQRMIGIGYSWRSDNPDRTKRYFRESPEMDRTHIHMRVRGSWSEQFALLFRDYLRNCPEEAGAYAAMKREQAQRFRLDRESYVEAKEPMIWDIMRRASRWSQATGWAPGESDI
- a CDS encoding GNAT family N-acetyltransferase, whose translation is MSGDVVVRQADLADVEDAAVLFDEYRQFYRQSSDLAGAVAYLTERLERKESSIFLASDAKSGRILGFTQLYPSFSSISMKRVWILNDLFVTAEHRGRGAAQRLLERAKAHAAETGAKGLALSTAVDNAVAQRLYERNGYVRETEFIDYFLSI
- a CDS encoding GNAT family N-acetyltransferase; translation: MLKPINHRVREQDIVEILETCVFPDPERLEQVAAEYENNPELRLYGYESEEEIVGVIGFERLDGGDGLLIRHLAVKPECRGAGFGRGQILELIEMAKPRLLVAETDEEAVEFYRRIGFEIESLGERYPGVERYRCTYRTAE
- a CDS encoding SRPBCC domain-containing protein, with the protein product MTIVEKGKTAGTGYQVGVRRTWPVSLERAWDWLMSPSGMSVWLEADVPERAAAGAAFATRDGVQCEVRVVNERENVRLRWRKPEWERASTVQVRTIAASPDKTTISFHQEQLADATTREAMKRHWESVSIRVGQALAMDDRTARP
- a CDS encoding DUF5071 domain-containing protein; amino-acid sequence: MNNEDEYWPRSAEDRERWASLRAWEPERLEPHIPALLAWLKTGDAGSVEAAAALLPLEYALIVPIRSILKGGDARWKAAVLERLVADLPKDVALELAPDLLTLAMSESEADVEEGVDELAEELLSRWL
- a CDS encoding antibiotic biosynthesis monooxygenase family protein; this translates as MILEAAMLQVKPGMDEAFIESFKKASPIIASMKGYIAHELQKCMEEDHKYLLLVKWETLEDHTVGFRGSEQYAEWKKLLHHYYDPFPTVEHFVSVPVGERGSE
- a CDS encoding DinB family protein, producing the protein MTVKNELLKEFTEWNAFVDRIAALDWNRPLSEGKWNIHGVVSHIYFWDNYFLKEAIEPISKGDPVTVVHLDYDEFNRSAVEFGKSLPKEELIRLAKYVRNELVREIEAQDESKFIEAYPDGDGNPFTIETYLKDFVGHDRHHMKQIEASADRT
- a CDS encoding DUF6886 family protein; this encodes MLLYHFSEEPDIQTFVPRRAEQVDASYEVVWAIDEQHAVNYFFPRECPRIIYRKSETMSDEDRVRFFSDTTADTVIVTENAWWDRMNETVLYRYAFKAANFELYDEIAGYYIAKTTVEPIDVEPVGNLVKQIMKQGVELRFTPSLVPLREKILNSTIDDFSMIRLRNAKGMPEAAASPTSGNN
- a CDS encoding acetamidase/formamidase family protein — its product is MATHRIELSQQSLIGSFTREAPPIISVSSGDTIRFETLDAGWGTGGSNTDRRKPFPRREKVDGGHALIGPIFIEDARQGDTLEIQFNEIIPGSYGFTSAGQYPNWQNRMLQLTDYEEIILDWKLDNATMTGACDINGKAFAVSLRPFMGVVGMPPEDTGIHPTWPPRFCGGNIDCKELVKGSKLYLPVPVDGAYLAIGDGHAVQGDGEISCQAIECPMEAVEITVRVMKGAPLTNPRANTPAGWITFGFHEDLDEATVQALDGMLHLMGELYGLNRVEAMALGSSVVDLRITQIVNGVKGVHACLPHGILK
- a CDS encoding NUDIX hydrolase, with amino-acid sequence MAEYYKEVRKLVGHRPLLLPGATVVIANADGEVLLQSRHDGTWGLPGGLMELGESFEETARREVYEETGLTLGELSLVDVFSGKAYYRKIANGDEFYAVTALFKTDQYSGSLKVDHGETRDLRFFDLDRLPQPIGQGYVEHLEVYRNGRRRTT
- a CDS encoding GNAT family N-acetyltransferase → MNAFEIRTARLTLRPLQEDEAELSLDFAVRNRSFLQPWEPVRNTLYYTLETHRDALIDEAAQRREGRALRLWLFERGRAIGNATLSNIVGGCFQSCHLGYKMDERETGKGYMTEAVEAIVRVAFDTLSLHRIEANVMPRNAASLRVVEKLGFYREGLARKYLKINGVWEDHIHMVLRNEKLE
- a CDS encoding glyoxalase superfamily protein produces the protein METHSIIPIFRMFDEGKAKQFYVEFLGFQVDWEHRFEPDLPLYLQLSKGAVKIHLSEHYGDCTPGGAIRIETTGLEQYQRELLEKRYPYARPGLESAPWGAKELRLSDPFGNRIVFYEWEVPQS